The Paenibacillus sp. FSL R7-0204 genome includes a region encoding these proteins:
- the gltX gene encoding glutamate--tRNA ligase, giving the protein MADQVRVRYAPSPTGHLHIGNARTALFNYLFARNLGGKFIIRIEDTDLKRNIAEGEESQLKYLKWLGIDWDESVDVGGEYGPYRQTERLDLYRVYWQDMLDRGLAYRCYCTEEELEAEREEQTARGETPRYSGKHRNLTEEQRLAFEAEGRVASIRFLVPEDRTYTFNDIVKGSISFNSKEMGDFVIVKKDGIPTYNFAVAVDDHLMAISHVLRGEDHISNTPRQLMIYEALGWEAPLFGHMTLIVGDDHKKLSKRNESIIQFIEQYDQLGYLPEALFNFITLLGWSPEGEEEIFTKEELISIFTADRLSKSPAVFDTNKLAHLNNHYIKHADPERIAALAIPHLQKAGRLPEVLSEEQHSWAESLVALYQEQMTAASDIVALSELFFRSHLELETEAAGVLAEAQVPEVLSAFLAKVEAAEDFSAPHMAVLIKEVQKETGHKGKALFMPIRVALTGQMHGRDLNATIALLGRSRVIERLKSQIKGA; this is encoded by the coding sequence ATGGCGGATCAAGTTCGGGTGCGTTACGCACCGAGCCCTACGGGACATTTACATATCGGAAATGCCAGAACAGCCTTGTTTAACTATCTGTTCGCCCGCAATCTGGGCGGCAAATTCATTATCCGGATTGAAGATACGGATCTTAAGCGCAACATTGCAGAAGGTGAAGAGAGCCAGCTGAAGTATTTGAAGTGGCTGGGAATCGATTGGGATGAAAGTGTGGATGTAGGGGGCGAATACGGGCCTTACCGCCAGACTGAGCGTCTGGATCTATACCGTGTATACTGGCAGGATATGCTGGACCGGGGCCTGGCTTACCGCTGCTATTGCACGGAGGAAGAGCTGGAGGCCGAACGCGAGGAGCAGACGGCACGAGGCGAAACCCCGCGTTATTCCGGCAAACACCGTAATCTGACCGAGGAGCAGCGCCTGGCCTTTGAGGCGGAGGGCCGTGTGGCCAGCATCCGTTTCCTGGTTCCGGAAGACCGCACTTATACCTTCAATGATATCGTAAAAGGCAGTATTTCGTTCAATAGCAAAGAAATGGGCGACTTCGTCATCGTGAAGAAGGATGGTATTCCAACCTATAACTTCGCCGTAGCGGTGGACGACCATCTGATGGCTATCTCCCATGTGCTGCGCGGAGAAGATCATATCTCCAATACCCCGCGCCAGCTCATGATATATGAGGCACTGGGCTGGGAAGCTCCGCTCTTTGGCCATATGACGCTGATTGTCGGCGATGACCATAAGAAGCTGAGTAAACGGAATGAATCGATCATTCAGTTTATTGAACAGTACGATCAGCTGGGCTACCTGCCGGAAGCTCTGTTCAACTTCATTACCCTGCTGGGCTGGTCGCCTGAGGGAGAAGAGGAGATCTTCACCAAGGAAGAGCTGATCTCGATCTTTACGGCAGACCGCTTGTCGAAAAGCCCGGCAGTGTTCGATACGAACAAGCTGGCGCATCTGAACAATCACTATATCAAGCATGCCGATCCTGAGCGGATTGCGGCACTAGCCATTCCTCATTTGCAGAAGGCGGGCCGTCTGCCTGAGGTACTCAGTGAGGAGCAGCATAGCTGGGCAGAGAGCTTGGTTGCGCTGTACCAGGAGCAAATGACCGCCGCATCGGATATTGTCGCGCTCTCTGAGCTGTTCTTCCGCAGCCATCTGGAGCTGGAGACCGAAGCGGCAGGGGTGCTTGCCGAAGCCCAGGTTCCTGAAGTGCTGTCTGCGTTTCTGGCCAAGGTGGAGGCTGCCGAAGACTTCAGCGCTCCCCATATGGCTGTTCTGATCAAGGAAGTGCAGAAGGAGACCGGACACAAAGGCAAAGCGCTGTTTATGCCGATTCGTGTCGCTCTTACGGGACAGATGCATGGTCGTGACTTGAATGCAACGATTGCGCTGCTCGGCCGCAGCCGGGTGATCGAACGCCTGAAATCACAAATCAAAGGCGCTTAG